A single genomic interval of uncultured Sphaerochaeta sp. harbors:
- a CDS encoding carboxypeptidase M32, whose product MTQREAYKRLVELDRQIVLIDHMEATLSWDQEISLSPLGLEERSVQLGYLAQLRHDLASSSEMGDVLAHLEGMNDASDVERGLIRIRRREYEKMKKLPASLVRSISEQGARAHNSWVAARQAGSWSLFSGDLASMVALVREKAALLKQEGGCLYDGLLQEFEEGMRTDQVAKLFTEIKAPLISLVDRLASKSVDTGFLYGTYPIEQQQIFANEVLKAMQFDFQRGSCAVSVHPFTTTIGSDDIRITTRYTDPSVMDSFSSTVHEGGHALYEMGASSLILKGTSLASGASLGMHESQSRLWENMIAKSPEFWLYYYPRFKELFPAQTAGVSLDQFVRAINKVERTPIRVNADEVSYSLHVMLRFNLEQMIINGDISIEEVPEAWNEEHRSLLGFTPATIKEGVLQDVHWSSGDFGYFPTYALGNLYGAQIWEKMKEDLPVSSLLQSGDLKAISDYLKTSIYERGAVNTGLETLEKVTNRGLDASLFTSYLEDKFSRLFG is encoded by the coding sequence ATGACACAGAGAGAAGCATATAAGCGTTTGGTTGAACTCGATCGCCAGATTGTATTGATAGATCATATGGAAGCAACGCTATCCTGGGACCAGGAAATTTCACTCTCCCCACTTGGATTGGAAGAGCGGTCGGTACAACTGGGTTATCTTGCCCAGCTCCGGCACGACTTGGCAAGTTCCTCAGAAATGGGGGATGTGTTGGCACATCTTGAGGGAATGAATGATGCATCGGATGTGGAACGTGGGCTGATCAGGATCAGGAGACGGGAGTATGAAAAAATGAAGAAACTCCCTGCTTCCTTGGTGCGTTCAATATCTGAACAAGGGGCAAGAGCACATAACAGTTGGGTTGCAGCCCGTCAGGCAGGCTCCTGGTCGCTCTTTTCTGGTGATCTAGCATCAATGGTTGCATTGGTACGAGAGAAAGCTGCATTGCTCAAACAGGAGGGAGGGTGTCTCTATGATGGATTGCTCCAGGAGTTTGAGGAGGGGATGAGGACCGACCAGGTCGCCAAGCTTTTTACTGAGATTAAGGCTCCTTTGATCTCGCTGGTGGACCGGCTTGCCTCAAAGAGCGTGGATACAGGATTTCTCTATGGTACATACCCAATTGAACAGCAACAGATATTTGCGAATGAAGTGTTGAAGGCAATGCAATTTGACTTCCAGAGGGGAAGTTGTGCCGTCTCAGTGCATCCATTTACCACTACCATCGGTTCTGATGATATTCGGATCACCACCCGCTATACTGATCCTTCGGTGATGGACAGTTTTAGTTCCACTGTTCATGAGGGTGGTCATGCTTTGTATGAGATGGGTGCCTCGAGTTTAATCCTGAAGGGGACCAGCTTGGCTTCTGGGGCTTCTCTTGGAATGCATGAATCGCAGAGCAGGCTTTGGGAAAACATGATCGCAAAGAGTCCTGAGTTCTGGCTGTACTACTATCCCCGGTTCAAAGAGCTATTTCCTGCACAAACTGCAGGGGTTTCCCTGGACCAGTTTGTTCGTGCAATCAACAAAGTGGAGAGAACTCCTATCAGGGTAAATGCTGACGAGGTCAGCTACAGCCTGCATGTCATGCTTCGCTTTAATCTGGAACAGATGATTATCAATGGAGATATCTCCATTGAAGAGGTTCCTGAAGCATGGAATGAGGAACACCGCTCACTCTTGGGTTTCACGCCTGCAACGATCAAGGAAGGGGTGCTGCAGGATGTCCATTGGAGTAGTGGTGATTTCGGGTATTTCCCAACCTATGCCCTGGGAAATCTCTATGGAGCACAGATTTGGGAGAAAATGAAAGAAGATCTGCCTGTTTCTTCCTTATTGCAAAGTGGAGATCTGAAGGCCATCAGTGATTATCTAAAAACTTCAATCTATGAACGGGGAGCGGTCAATACCGGCCTTGAAACGCTGGAGAAGGTAACCAACAGAGGTCTTGACGCGAGTTTGTTCACAAGCTACCTTGAAGACAAATTCAGCCGCTTGTTCGGCTAA
- a CDS encoding (2Fe-2S) ferredoxin domain-containing protein, producing MKKLVVELCMGSSCFARGNSQTLAALESYLQESGTADRVDLIGHLCMGDCSKGPNIRIADTTYQGLPADEVVQLVVHELKEREGMQ from the coding sequence ATGAAGAAACTGGTCGTGGAGCTGTGCATGGGAAGCTCTTGCTTCGCTCGGGGTAATTCTCAGACGCTTGCAGCATTGGAGTCCTACCTTCAGGAGTCTGGGACTGCAGATCGTGTGGATTTGATAGGACATTTATGCATGGGAGATTGCTCAAAAGGTCCGAATATCCGAATCGCAGATACAACGTATCAAGGGCTCCCTGCCGATGAGGTGGTTCAGTTGGTTGTGCATGAACTGAAAGAGCGGGAAGGGATGCAATGA
- the thrS gene encoding threonine--tRNA ligase, giving the protein MATVEVGEKLSKIRHSMAHVMAEAVLEMFPDAQIAIGPSIDNGFYYDFDLPRQLVTEDLDEISERMRAIIKEDKPFVRTVVSRNEAKQRFAGQKYKLELLEAIPEDEEVSLYNQGGFTDLCRGPHVDSTKDLKGDAFKLMSIAGAYWRGKETNPMLTRIYGTAWSNSKELRLYLKHLEDVEKRDHRKLGKELDLFSLHEEAGPGLVYWHPMGARIRQAIEDFWRKEHYANGYEMVYTPHLGRSWLWETSGHLGFYKEGMYPPMEMDKSDYYVKPMNCPFHIMIYKNSKHSYRDLPFRWAELGTVYRYEKAGAMHGLMRVRGFTQDDAHLFVTPDQMNDEILEVLRFSLHMLHSFGFTEINAYLSTMPEKAVGDPQRWADATEALRKAIETEGLAYEVDEGGGAFYGPKIDLKIKDAIGREWQLSTVQFDFNEPERFDMTFVDKDGVEKRPYMIHRALLGSIERFFGVLIEHYAGAFPPWLAPEQIKLIPVGETFFDYAKSLEKRLRSEGFRVSADLGDDRMNAKIRNAQKLKIPYMVVIGEREMENDQVSVRLRSGKQENGLTTQAFIDMVREKVESKEQL; this is encoded by the coding sequence ATGGCAACGGTAGAAGTAGGAGAGAAACTCTCCAAGATACGGCATTCAATGGCACACGTGATGGCCGAAGCAGTGCTTGAGATGTTCCCTGATGCACAGATAGCTATCGGTCCTTCGATCGATAATGGATTCTATTATGATTTTGACCTGCCCAGACAGTTGGTCACTGAGGACCTTGATGAGATTTCAGAGCGTATGCGTGCGATCATCAAGGAAGATAAGCCGTTTGTAAGGACGGTGGTCAGCCGCAATGAAGCAAAGCAACGCTTTGCAGGGCAGAAGTACAAGTTGGAATTGCTTGAGGCAATCCCAGAGGATGAGGAAGTAAGCCTTTACAACCAAGGTGGTTTCACCGACCTCTGTCGTGGTCCCCATGTGGATTCCACCAAGGATCTTAAGGGTGATGCTTTCAAATTGATGAGTATTGCTGGCGCTTACTGGAGAGGCAAGGAAACCAACCCCATGCTGACCCGTATCTATGGAACGGCTTGGTCAAATTCCAAGGAGCTTCGTCTCTATCTGAAACATCTTGAGGATGTTGAGAAACGGGACCACCGTAAGCTTGGTAAGGAACTTGATCTGTTCAGCTTACATGAGGAAGCAGGCCCAGGTCTTGTCTACTGGCATCCAATGGGCGCCCGTATCAGGCAGGCTATCGAAGATTTCTGGCGCAAAGAGCACTATGCCAATGGGTATGAGATGGTATATACCCCCCATCTTGGACGTTCCTGGCTCTGGGAGACCAGTGGTCACCTCGGTTTCTACAAGGAAGGGATGTACCCTCCCATGGAGATGGACAAGAGTGATTACTATGTGAAACCAATGAACTGTCCGTTCCATATCATGATTTACAAGAACAGTAAGCACTCCTATCGCGATCTGCCTTTCAGATGGGCTGAGCTGGGTACGGTGTATCGCTATGAAAAGGCCGGTGCAATGCATGGGCTTATGCGTGTACGCGGATTCACCCAGGATGATGCACACCTGTTTGTCACCCCGGACCAGATGAACGACGAGATCCTGGAGGTACTCAGGTTCTCGCTGCATATGTTGCACTCCTTTGGTTTTACGGAGATCAATGCATACCTTTCCACGATGCCTGAGAAGGCAGTAGGGGACCCGCAGCGTTGGGCTGATGCAACCGAGGCTCTCCGGAAAGCCATAGAGACAGAAGGGTTGGCATATGAGGTTGATGAGGGAGGCGGCGCGTTCTATGGTCCGAAGATTGATCTGAAGATCAAGGATGCAATCGGCCGCGAGTGGCAGCTTTCCACAGTGCAGTTCGATTTCAATGAACCTGAACGGTTTGATATGACCTTTGTGGACAAGGATGGTGTTGAGAAGCGTCCGTACATGATCCACCGTGCTCTCCTTGGTTCCATTGAGCGGTTCTTCGGAGTGCTTATCGAGCACTATGCAGGAGCCTTCCCACCCTGGCTTGCTCCTGAGCAGATCAAGCTCATTCCTGTCGGCGAGACATTCTTTGACTATGCAAAGAGCTTGGAGAAGAGACTCCGCAGCGAAGGTTTCCGTGTCTCTGCTGATCTTGGGGATGACAGGATGAATGCGAAAATCCGTAACGCACAGAAGCTGAAGATACCGTACATGGTGGTCATTGGCGAACGTGAGATGGAGAATGACCAAGTTTCTGTACGCCTGAGAAGCGGTAAGCAGGAGAATGGCCTTACAACCCAAGCTTTCATCGACATGGTGAGAGAGAAGGTTGAAAGCAAGGAACAGCTGTAG
- a CDS encoding HAD-IIB family hydrolase, which yields MQPLENLSQTIARKIRFLLTDVDDTITTNGKLRPAALEALYRLEEEGIRTICVTGGSAGWGDTYLRQWPVEAVLSESGAVCLYRENGAIRHFIHPSIVQEGYQERVQAMIQRVLSSVDGAKVSSDQFARIFDVAFDHGSEPPFLSEDGIAKIVEICKDMGAGTAVSSIHVNAWFGSFNKYEGSKAFFAQVLDLNEQEMLDTGCYCGDAPNDQVMFSRFPVSFGVGNIKKRAESMQYLPTFVAESEGGEGFAEIVDALLAKRQ from the coding sequence ATGCAACCTTTAGAAAATCTTTCACAAACGATAGCAAGAAAGATAAGATTCCTGCTGACCGATGTTGATGACACCATCACTACCAATGGAAAATTGCGTCCGGCTGCCTTGGAGGCTTTGTATAGACTTGAGGAAGAGGGAATCCGGACCATCTGTGTAACTGGTGGTTCAGCTGGTTGGGGAGATACCTATCTCCGCCAATGGCCGGTGGAGGCGGTGTTGAGCGAAAGTGGGGCTGTCTGCCTCTATCGTGAGAACGGCGCGATTCGCCATTTTATACATCCTTCAATTGTTCAGGAAGGGTATCAGGAACGAGTACAGGCGATGATTCAGCGGGTGCTTTCCTCTGTCGATGGAGCCAAGGTGTCCAGCGATCAATTTGCACGAATATTCGATGTGGCTTTTGATCATGGAAGTGAACCCCCGTTTCTATCTGAGGATGGAATTGCGAAAATTGTTGAGATCTGTAAGGACATGGGGGCTGGTACAGCCGTCAGTTCAATACATGTGAATGCTTGGTTTGGTTCTTTTAATAAATACGAAGGCTCAAAAGCTTTTTTTGCTCAGGTGCTTGATCTCAATGAGCAGGAAATGCTTGATACCGGTTGTTATTGTGGGGATGCCCCTAATGATCAGGTGATGTTTTCCCGTTTTCCAGTGAGTTTTGGGGTTGGGAATATAAAAAAACGGGCCGAATCGATGCAGTATTTACCGACATTTGTCGCAGAAAGTGAA
- a CDS encoding [Fe-Fe] hydrogenase large subunit C-terminal domain-containing protein, which translates to MIHPIYTELTECRDCYKCVRGCPVKAIQVKDGSAVVVKDRCIYCGHCVDICPSHAKKIRGDLARVRQFVQSGRKIFCSLAPSSAAEFPFSTDSLVVALTRLGFSGVSETAIGAHLVNQAIEMYAESHEGNCPWISTACPTVVQTVKKYYPSLVDQLSKVPSPLQCHSAYLRALYGEEIGVVFIGPCIAKKVEADQSPGYPDFALTYEELNAWLLAEHIDLEQIEREISLAPSIVPSLVPCRAGKSTLYPVEGGMIASLKWGSDPFQTHAVAISGMNQVIGTLSGMEKEGGNTAFLELLACEGGCINGPVSNQGRSSASKKSLSSRYTRNRITDQGPVFDGDAAFVAKLLEQGYSLIEKHTAEAERPVSSFVSPHSEEEIDQALKLLGKRDVSDELNCGGCGYNSCREMAIAYLDGMAEMEMCVTKMRKEAQSKMDVLLRTIPVGVVIVDDQLQIVDCNSNFLKLFGDIDFPLEPSQLNLVFGLPVKRFVPFYEKFNNQFTSPSVQQYRLHYKDTFLKVTFFSVEKQHLVGALFEDITTPTVRRETVVKKAEDVIQRSLETVQQIASLLGENAAETEIMLNSLIDAFKVPPSGERDGYMQEGS; encoded by the coding sequence ATGATCCATCCTATATATACAGAGTTGACCGAGTGTCGTGACTGTTACAAGTGTGTACGCGGCTGTCCTGTAAAAGCCATCCAGGTGAAGGATGGCTCAGCAGTAGTGGTGAAGGACCGATGCATCTATTGCGGGCACTGTGTTGATATCTGTCCATCCCATGCAAAAAAAATCCGTGGTGATTTGGCAAGGGTTCGCCAGTTTGTCCAGAGCGGAAGAAAGATCTTTTGTTCTCTAGCCCCTTCCAGTGCAGCAGAATTCCCCTTCAGCACCGATAGCTTGGTGGTGGCGCTTACTCGTCTGGGCTTTAGTGGGGTAAGTGAGACAGCCATCGGGGCTCATCTGGTGAACCAGGCAATTGAGATGTATGCAGAATCCCATGAGGGGAACTGCCCATGGATTTCCACAGCCTGCCCAACGGTGGTCCAGACGGTAAAAAAGTACTATCCCTCATTGGTAGACCAACTCAGCAAGGTGCCCTCCCCATTGCAGTGCCACAGCGCCTATTTGCGGGCGCTCTATGGAGAAGAGATTGGAGTGGTCTTCATCGGTCCCTGTATCGCTAAAAAGGTGGAGGCCGACCAGAGTCCAGGTTACCCGGACTTTGCCTTGACCTATGAGGAACTCAATGCCTGGCTCCTTGCTGAGCATATTGACTTGGAACAGATTGAGAGAGAGATTTCCCTTGCTCCTTCCATTGTTCCATCCTTAGTTCCCTGTCGTGCTGGTAAGTCGACGCTCTACCCTGTAGAGGGTGGGATGATAGCCTCATTGAAGTGGGGCAGTGATCCCTTCCAGACCCATGCTGTTGCCATCAGTGGTATGAATCAGGTAATAGGGACTTTGTCTGGTATGGAAAAGGAAGGAGGGAATACAGCCTTCCTTGAACTCCTGGCCTGCGAAGGTGGTTGCATCAATGGACCGGTGAGCAACCAGGGGCGTTCCTCTGCTTCAAAGAAGAGCCTGAGCTCACGCTATACCCGTAATCGGATCACCGATCAAGGTCCTGTATTTGATGGGGATGCAGCATTTGTTGCGAAGCTTCTTGAACAAGGCTATTCCCTGATCGAGAAACATACTGCTGAGGCAGAGAGGCCTGTATCGAGTTTTGTTTCTCCTCATAGTGAAGAAGAAATTGACCAAGCACTCAAGCTGTTGGGGAAAAGGGATGTCTCTGATGAGTTGAATTGTGGGGGGTGTGGTTACAACAGCTGCCGGGAGATGGCCATTGCCTATCTTGATGGAATGGCTGAGATGGAGATGTGTGTAACCAAGATGAGGAAGGAAGCCCAAAGCAAGATGGATGTACTGCTCAGGACCATCCCCGTGGGAGTGGTGATTGTGGATGACCAACTCCAGATTGTCGACTGCAACAGCAACTTCCTTAAACTGTTCGGAGATATTGATTTCCCTTTGGAACCATCCCAGTTGAACCTGGTCTTCGGATTGCCTGTTAAGCGTTTTGTCCCGTTTTACGAGAAATTCAACAACCAGTTCACCTCTCCCTCGGTACAGCAGTACCGACTCCATTACAAGGATACGTTTCTCAAGGTGACGTTCTTCTCAGTTGAGAAACAGCATCTGGTAGGAGCTTTGTTCGAAGACATCACCACCCCAACCGTGCGTCGTGAGACCGTGGTGAAGAAAGCTGAGGATGTTATCCAGAGAAGCTTGGAGACCGTCCAACAGATTGCATCCTTGCTTGGGGAGAATGCAGCAGAGACTGAGATCATGCTTAATAGCCTTATCGATGCCTTCAAGGTTCCCCCGAGCGGGGAGCGGGATGGATATATGCAGGAAGGATCATGA
- a CDS encoding SpoIIE family protein phosphatase, whose product MNDVFIDVDYAQIYKHGQKIGGDVFLLSRQDASAQIVCTLSDGLGSGVKANVLASLTARMAHKLSFSPMDLTRSAKIIMNTLPVCKERKISYATFTIADLRRSNTDEVLVNLVEYDNPSALMFQGCTPVQWEREKIDLRRDGAFKQEMLGHSHLKLSVGSRLLIFSDGVTQAGMGKSLPLGWRLEGVRSFAQQVIERDPDISSHDLAREVVSHAHRLDRLSAKDDITCMVVYVRKPRRTLVVTGPPFKQEQDPLLVEKIQRFEGKRIVSGGTTAQIVSRVLNRQLKVDMSCWSPQVPPCSMMEGLDLVTEGMLTLSKVATALEQKKPAYTLPNDAVKKFIQVMQESDQVHFIVGTKINEAHQDPSIPVEIGIRRTLIGRLQRALEDNYLKETSLEYM is encoded by the coding sequence ATGAACGACGTATTCATTGATGTGGATTATGCACAAATCTACAAGCACGGTCAGAAAATTGGGGGAGACGTATTCCTTCTATCCAGGCAGGATGCATCGGCCCAGATTGTCTGTACCCTCAGTGATGGTCTTGGCAGTGGGGTGAAGGCAAATGTATTGGCAAGCCTTACTGCCCGTATGGCCCACAAGCTCAGCTTCAGTCCCATGGATCTGACGCGTTCGGCAAAAATCATCATGAATACTCTTCCTGTGTGCAAGGAGAGGAAGATTAGCTATGCTACGTTTACCATTGCAGATCTGAGGAGAAGCAATACTGATGAAGTACTGGTGAACCTTGTCGAGTATGACAATCCTTCAGCACTTATGTTCCAGGGGTGTACTCCTGTACAGTGGGAACGAGAGAAGATTGATCTCAGAAGGGATGGGGCGTTCAAGCAGGAGATGCTGGGACACTCTCACCTCAAGCTCTCGGTTGGAAGCCGTCTCTTGATCTTCAGCGATGGAGTTACACAGGCGGGGATGGGAAAGTCACTTCCCTTGGGCTGGCGTCTAGAGGGGGTCCGGTCATTTGCCCAGCAGGTGATTGAAAGGGACCCGGATATTTCCAGCCATGACCTGGCGCGGGAAGTTGTATCGCATGCCCACAGATTGGATCGTTTAAGTGCAAAGGACGACATTACCTGCATGGTCGTATATGTGAGAAAACCCAGGAGAACGCTGGTAGTGACTGGACCTCCTTTCAAGCAGGAACAGGATCCTTTACTGGTTGAGAAAATCCAGAGATTTGAGGGGAAGCGGATCGTCAGTGGGGGTACTACCGCACAGATTGTCAGCAGGGTCCTGAATCGTCAGCTGAAGGTGGATATGAGCTGTTGGTCACCACAAGTGCCTCCCTGTTCCATGATGGAAGGGTTGGATCTGGTGACTGAGGGGATGTTGACCCTGAGTAAGGTAGCCACAGCACTGGAGCAGAAGAAACCAGCATATACGCTACCCAACGATGCAGTGAAGAAGTTTATACAGGTGATGCAAGAGAGTGATCAAGTACACTTTATTGTTGGGACGAAAATCAATGAAGCGCACCAGGATCCCAGTATCCCTGTGGAGATTGGGATACGCAGGACCTTGATTGGAAGGTTGCAACGGGCTTTGGAAGACAATTATTTGAAAGAGACCTCTTTGGAGTATATGTAG
- a CDS encoding GAF domain-containing protein: MHVTTDSSFLDQLTAITDGWDGSTERRYCHLCNVSALLNQQLENINWVGFYLMREDRKSLVLGPFQGKVACTDINLDRGVCGLAARTKESVRVADVHTFPGHIACDSASMSELVVPLVSSSGDVVGVLDVDSAQKGRFSEDDQLLLERAAKIICEALWT, translated from the coding sequence ATGCATGTAACTACAGACAGTTCATTCCTTGATCAACTTACTGCAATAACTGATGGGTGGGATGGGAGTACGGAAAGACGATACTGTCATCTCTGTAATGTTTCAGCATTGCTTAACCAGCAGCTGGAGAACATCAACTGGGTAGGGTTCTATTTGATGAGAGAAGACCGTAAGTCCCTGGTGCTCGGACCTTTTCAAGGAAAAGTTGCCTGTACTGATATCAACCTGGATCGTGGAGTATGTGGATTGGCTGCACGTACGAAAGAGAGTGTACGGGTGGCCGATGTACACACCTTCCCAGGCCACATTGCCTGCGACAGTGCTTCCATGAGTGAATTGGTGGTGCCCTTGGTCAGTAGTAGTGGTGATGTGGTAGGTGTCTTGGATGTAGATAGTGCCCAAAAAGGACGTTTCTCTGAAGATGACCAGCTTTTGTTGGAGCGTGCTGCGAAGATCATTTGTGAAGCTCTTTGGACTTGA
- the pgsA gene encoding CDP-diacylglycerol--glycerol-3-phosphate 3-phosphatidyltransferase, whose translation MNIPNKLTVSRLIMAPLFFIAFHLGSWFGPSFQDAASILTLVLWALTELTDLLDGQIARSKNLVTDLGKVMDPFADTFSRLTYFVCLSGAGIMPLWTFILIMWREFSILFVRMLMMGKGKPVAANIWGKSKAVLYAVSGALGILYIALGNWVGDSSLIQMMRPVVTGVFVLAAFAAVMSFLTYIKAIIRDGSLSSMSR comes from the coding sequence ATGAATATTCCGAATAAGCTTACTGTGTCGCGGCTGATTATGGCGCCGCTGTTCTTCATTGCATTTCATCTTGGCTCATGGTTCGGACCTTCCTTCCAGGATGCTGCATCCATACTTACACTTGTCCTTTGGGCACTGACTGAGCTGACCGATCTCTTGGATGGTCAGATAGCAAGAAGCAAGAATTTAGTGACTGACTTAGGTAAGGTGATGGACCCCTTTGCTGACACTTTCAGTAGGCTGACGTACTTTGTCTGCCTCTCTGGAGCAGGCATCATGCCTCTTTGGACCTTTATCCTGATTATGTGGCGTGAATTCTCCATCCTGTTTGTCAGGATGTTGATGATGGGAAAAGGAAAGCCAGTCGCTGCAAATATCTGGGGGAAGAGCAAGGCAGTACTGTATGCGGTAAGTGGGGCTTTAGGCATCCTCTACATTGCGTTGGGTAACTGGGTTGGTGATTCCTCCTTGATCCAGATGATGCGTCCTGTAGTCACAGGGGTTTTCGTGTTGGCAGCCTTTGCTGCTGTAATGTCCTTCCTGACCTATATCAAGGCTATTATCCGTGATGGTAGTCTCTCCTCCATGAGTCGTTGA
- a CDS encoding redox-sensing transcriptional repressor Rex yields METGYRGIPIPTIKRLPSYLRLLQGYREQGMEMVSATTLAEELGLKPIQVRKDISCTGIEGKPKVGFAVVKLIEAIIQTLGWDNATDAIVVGAGHLGSALARYEGFESYGLKIVAAFDVDPNKWETWLGDVPVFPLSKVKEYIDRHHVNIGVLAVPADQAQETAELLMECGLLAIWNFAPKDLKLPEDVVVQRTDLATSFAVLSAKVRQKMSKKDLSSEVDDW; encoded by the coding sequence ATGGAAACAGGTTATCGGGGAATACCAATTCCCACCATCAAGAGGCTTCCCTCCTACCTTAGACTTTTGCAGGGGTACCGGGAGCAAGGAATGGAGATGGTCAGCGCTACCACCTTGGCCGAAGAACTTGGATTGAAACCAATCCAAGTGCGTAAGGACATTTCCTGTACCGGAATCGAGGGTAAACCCAAGGTAGGTTTTGCTGTTGTCAAGCTTATTGAGGCAATAATCCAAACCTTGGGGTGGGACAATGCTACCGATGCAATCGTAGTGGGTGCCGGCCATCTGGGCTCCGCTCTTGCTCGCTATGAGGGGTTTGAGAGCTATGGACTCAAGATCGTGGCAGCATTCGATGTTGATCCCAATAAGTGGGAGACTTGGCTTGGGGATGTTCCTGTCTTTCCTTTGAGCAAGGTCAAGGAATACATTGATCGGCATCATGTAAATATCGGGGTCCTTGCTGTTCCTGCCGATCAAGCCCAAGAGACAGCTGAGCTGCTCATGGAGTGTGGGTTGTTGGCTATTTGGAATTTTGCACCCAAGGATTTGAAACTTCCTGAGGATGTCGTGGTTCAACGAACCGATCTGGCTACAAGTTTCGCAGTTCTCTCTGCCAAGGTGCGGCAAAAGATGAGTAAGAAGGATCTAAGTAGCGAAGTGGATGATTGGTAA
- a CDS encoding monomeric [FeFe] hydrogenase — protein MLELNNQYTTIKRQVHTEVLKQFFQDTLTQNVDKIPIQLIPKQRIPTRCCIYKERAMVRYRIMAFLGFNIETEDDEMKSLSSYVREIMEEDKPLAPLLTTISTACSSCPPDRYMISDACRGCFARPCLANCPKDCITFSGGKAHIDESRCIRCGKCMEVCPFHAVVHIPVPCEQACPVDAVKKNEYGYVEIDWDRCISCGKCAMSCPFGAIVERSSIMTVAKKLKKKDHMTAIIAPAIEGQFPGTLAQIKHALLATGFKTVIEVSEGAHETCLHEADELATRKKEGTGFMTTSCCPAYMNLVDKHLPFLGSRRSAALSPMAYTAALAKERCEETSVVFIGPCLAKKDEAASLGTIDGVLTFSELASLFVAKGIDVREMEGTDLEDVSLFEDCREFALSGGVASCVSKRVAVGDEISLFQVNGIDRKMARVMKTWERRPVDADLVEVMCCEGGCINGPGVVAKPSVAIRLRGGNKASSPVEAMRAILKPKE, from the coding sequence ATGCTTGAATTGAATAACCAATATACGACGATCAAGAGACAGGTGCACACTGAGGTGCTCAAGCAATTCTTTCAGGATACGTTGACCCAGAACGTGGATAAGATTCCCATTCAACTCATTCCAAAGCAGCGTATTCCTACCAGGTGTTGTATCTACAAGGAGCGGGCAATGGTTCGCTACCGTATTATGGCGTTCCTGGGTTTTAATATCGAGACTGAAGATGATGAGATGAAAAGTCTCTCCTCCTATGTGAGGGAGATCATGGAGGAAGATAAGCCTCTTGCCCCTCTGCTGACGACAATCAGTACTGCCTGCTCTTCCTGTCCTCCCGACCGGTACATGATCAGTGATGCATGTCGTGGATGTTTTGCCCGTCCCTGTCTTGCCAATTGTCCCAAGGACTGTATCACGTTCTCAGGTGGCAAGGCCCATATTGATGAGAGCCGGTGTATCCGCTGTGGAAAGTGCATGGAGGTATGTCCCTTTCATGCAGTTGTGCATATTCCCGTACCATGTGAGCAGGCTTGTCCTGTCGATGCAGTGAAGAAGAATGAATATGGCTATGTGGAAATTGATTGGGATAGGTGTATCAGCTGTGGAAAGTGTGCAATGAGCTGTCCTTTTGGGGCCATTGTGGAACGTTCGTCGATTATGACGGTAGCAAAAAAACTCAAGAAAAAAGACCATATGACGGCGATCATTGCTCCGGCGATTGAAGGACAGTTTCCGGGGACACTTGCCCAAATCAAACATGCGCTGCTTGCCACTGGATTCAAAACGGTGATTGAGGTCAGTGAAGGAGCCCATGAAACATGCTTGCATGAGGCTGATGAACTGGCAACCAGGAAGAAGGAAGGAACCGGGTTTATGACCACGAGCTGTTGCCCAGCATATATGAATCTGGTGGATAAGCATCTACCCTTCCTTGGAAGCCGTCGTTCCGCTGCACTGTCTCCAATGGCATATACAGCAGCTCTTGCCAAGGAGAGGTGTGAGGAAACGAGTGTGGTCTTTATCGGACCCTGTCTTGCGAAAAAGGATGAGGCGGCATCTCTTGGCACTATTGATGGAGTATTGACCTTCAGTGAACTGGCATCTCTCTTTGTTGCAAAGGGAATTGATGTACGTGAGATGGAGGGGACTGATCTTGAAGATGTCTCCCTCTTTGAGGATTGCAGAGAATTTGCCCTCTCCGGTGGCGTTGCTTCCTGTGTGAGCAAGCGTGTGGCTGTAGGGGATGAGATATCGCTTTTCCAGGTAAACGGGATAGACAGGAAAATGGCCCGTGTGATGAAAACCTGGGAGAGAAGACCGGTGGATGCCGACTTGGTCGAGGTTATGTGTTGTGAAGGGGGGTGTATCAACGGACCAGGAGTGGTAGCAAAGCCTTCGGTTGCAATACGGCTCAGGGGAGGCAATAAAGCCTCTAGCCCCGTAGAAGCGATGCGTGCCATACTGAAGCCCAAGGAGTAA